From Platichthys flesus chromosome 19, fPlaFle2.1, whole genome shotgun sequence:
TGATGAGGCCGCTGATCTTTCTCAGAGGAAGACTTGTGGCCGTGATGACCCCCATGATGCTTCTTCTTGCCCAGGAACCCCAGCCCGTACCCGGTGCCCGTGCCCCCCAGGAtgccggctgctgctgctgctcctgccaACTTCAGGCCCTTCTTGGAGAGGCCTTTGCTTTTGGAGGGAGGCGGTTTATCGTCATCGCCTTTTCCTCGACCCTTGAAGAAGCCTCCACGCTTACTGTCGACAAGATGTGGGCACAGTGCTGCCATAAGCAACAGCAACACCCACAGGGAGAGGAGCTTCTGCTGGACCTTCATGACTGGGGATCTGCACCCTGCAAAAACACGCGCGTGCTGATTAAAGAAGTGGAGGCAATAATAACTCTCTCTTTGCCGAAGCTGCCCCCCTTTTATATTTACGCTCTGCTGGTTCTCATTCAAAGTTGCATCAAAGCTTTTCATTTTGCTCCCCGCACAACCACAGTCACATGCTCACCTCCAGCACGGACACAACAGACAACCAGAACAATCCACACGCTCCCTGTGTCAACACTGGGATTAACTGGGCATTGTGCATGTGATCACATTTCTCCCTTTCATGAGGCATCTGTTTTTTCCAAGTTGTAATTGGCACCATACATTATTACAGGCTGCTgcaaaaaatatgaatcatgTAGTATCATCATTTACATTGTTAGGATTCATTTGGAAAAAACCAACAGGTAAAAAGTGCGGATTGgaaatgattgattgatcaaaAACCATCTTGCTGTTAATAATAAGGAAAGTTAATCACACCTACCTTTGAGAGTAGTCACACTGAGGTGATGGAGGTTTTGGTGATGGAGCAGCCGTCCCTTTTCAAATCACAGCACCCACAGGGCAGCACAGTTTGGTTTTCAGCATCATTCCCATACCTACAAGCACTTAACACGCGGCTCCTCCCCAAAACAAACCCTTCACTACGATTGGCTCCTGATCGATAATACAGATACAGGTTCAATGATTTTTGTCGACGGGGGGGTTTTCACATACAGTTGTGACGCCTCGTTTTCTCTCGTTATTCAGCAAATGCAACGGCAACACATAACTGTATGCATTGACTCTGTATTTTCCAGCACAGGTCTGTAGCTCCCACAAAATATGTCTGCACTTCATTTGATGGATCATAAGCCCACTGGTTTTTTCGTGCATGACTCGAAGGCTCAAAAATGGTTAAAGGGAAATTGTTGGGTTATCTTTTTAATTGCAATGTCTGACCATAAATTTGATTTGGATCTTAAGATGGAAGGATGTTCTGTAGAGAGAGGGGGTCGGTCAAAGTGTGCAGGTCTTAATTGCAAGTTTAACCCAAGCATATTTATTTCTAGGATTCATttacattgttgttgttatctTATGGCTCTCTAATTTACAATTAACAATCGCTATATACACGCACTCTCATTCATTTGCAGTGATATCGgaattgaaatggaaataaatcacCCGTATCGCCATATTGCACAGGATAGTTTGATATAGACAGTTTCTCAACATCTCATATATGGAAGCTCTTACAGGGAGGATTCAAGGATCCTCTTTAGCAGCCAAACTGCGGCTTTGCATGAAAACATTGTATGTATTGGTGTTGCTGTGCTATAAGTATGAATGTAGAAAAACAGAATACTGATCACTACCAATTTAAAAAACCCATTTGAATGTACTTATAGACTATGAGAGAGTGTTGATGCTTTTCGTcgctttgaaaagaaaataaggTTAATTTAGTTATTGTTGTCTATGCAACAACAAGTTGAAGACATTTGGTCGAGAGGAACGACTTCAAGTCCGTCGCTCAGAACAAGAGCCAAAAACTCAACCCTTTGCACAGAGGATAAAATGAACATGGCTGCCAGGCTTTAAGAATCTGAACTTTCTTTTATGCGTGAAATGTCCAGATGATGATGTAAagatagaaagagaagtggAACAAGAGATTTCATTTCCCCAAACTGGTCAAAACAGGAAAAGAATAGCCTCGAGCAAAATCAAAGAACTAAgaatttttttgttgtgtgtcatGGATTTGAAGGATCGTCTGCACATAACAATTTTTACAATTGCTGCTTTGTTCATCCTAACTCTGCATATTGCTAGAGACATGGAAACACCATCTTACAAGTGTAATGCAACACATTTGATGCAAACATATGCTGAAGacttgtttggttttattttgaaatataccAGCCATGTGTATTTATATCCCAGTGAAAAATAGTAACACCCTGCACATGTGTATTTAGCACATTCACATCCTACTCTCACATTTCAGATATTCTCTCTAAAAAGAAGATGCATGCTGGAGTGGACAGTGACGGCATACATTTATTTCAGCAGGTTTTGGGTCAACATGACAAAAACCGAACCTCAatctgaagacacacaccaaaaaacTGGACTATTTTTCTTTGCAGTGTGACACAGTAAAAAGTCTCATCCCACTCTCGCCTGAGTTTCAAAGTGGTCAACAACAAAACTCCCCGTGGTCTGCATCACATGCTTTGACTGGTGGGGCAAACACTCATGCTCATACAGCAACGATGACAAATCCTTTGTGCTTCATGTGCAAATAATAAAGTGAAAACTGTCATGCTAAGAAAAAGGGCTTCAGGTGATTTGGGTGAATTCTGCACATTTCTCTGCATAACAGTTTGTCTGGAGAAGTACGAGTGTTTGGCTGTTTCAGGGTGAAttgatttatgaatttatttcagACCCAGAGGCTTGTAGCTGGAAGCACTTTGCCGCATTACTGACTCGTGTCCGCCCAAAGACACTAGATGACGTTTTCAAAGAGCTGCATTGAAGCCATTATACTTTCATCCTGGAGAGGAGATTAAACAGAAGCACCAGCTCAGCCAATCGCCTTTGTTTAAAACTTCGGTTGTATCACGCCGGTCGGCTTTATGGATACTTTACCTTTTGGCAGGTTTCTATGAATTCATCTATTGTCACCACTCCGTCTCTGTTACGATCCATTTTCTGAAAAACGTCATGCACAGGAGAAAAGAGACTTGTAATATTTagttgtgtaagtgtgtgaaaTACTATGTGATTTTGATGTGAGGATCCAGAGATGACACGCGCTGGACATGACTGTTGAGAGTTTGTTTAGCATGTTACAATAACAAGTATTAAGTAATGTGTGATAAAATCTCTCTCTTATCTTAGCATTTTAGTTATATTGTTTACAATGCtatttgggacattttcacAATTTACCACATGGGCTCCATGTGGTAAATGTGGAGGAACAGAAGTGCTGCATCactgcctgaagtggcccacttCCGCATGCTGTCTGGGAAGTGCAGTAATGCAGGCTGTGGTCTCAGATCAGTGCAAGATCTGGATGTAATGATATCTAATTAGATGACCAGGACTGGGCCGCGCGGTTTTGTGGATTCAGAGATAGCTCACCTGGAAGAATTTCTCCACGTGGTCAAAGGGGGAATCGTCCCGCACACTGGGCAAAGTGTACCTGCCCATCATGTCATAAATCGATGTCATTATTGCCAACATCTCCTGCAGGTgaaacaaataaagaagaaacTAAAAACATCCACATCTCACTGCAACAGATTTGGATATTTTCCCCATGACAATCAGGAGCGTACCTCCTTAGTGACGTAGCCGTCCTTATTGATGTCGTATAGATTAAACGCCCATCGCAGTTTCTCTGTGACGGAGCCTCTGAGCAACACAGACAGTCCTACCACAAAGTCCTGGAACACAAAGATCGTTGATAAATTCAAAACTAAATGTCCCTCTTGATTATTGACCACAGGGAACGAGACATCAACACGAGAGCAGACCTCTGGGAACTCACTTCAAAGCGGATGGAGCCACTTCTGTCCATGTCAAAAGCGTTGAACAAGAAATGTGCATATGTGGTTgcatctgaaaaacaaagaatgGACACACAGGGATACAAATGAACATGCACAATTTGTAAACATTTTGACTTTGAGAAGCAGTTAAAGTAATAGGGACTGATACACACTAAACTTCAGGAGCCCTGGACCATGTGTTCAAATATCACACTTTACCTCCTTGAGGGAAGAACTGTGAGTAAATGGTCTTGAAAGTTTCTTCATCCACGAGTCCACTGGGACACTCCTGTGggaagataaacaaataaatgacttACATGTTTTCTACAGTGTACGCCAATATAAATACCTAAACTGTCACGTTAAAGATTCTCCAggatcctgttttattttgcaagTCATTAACCCTTCTTGTCTTCTGCAGTACTTGGTTCTTGTTACACACCTGTCACCCGATTAGCTTCCTGTCCCTGCATTGTTCCCCCAAGAAACCCCTTTTAAAAGACTGCACTTCCCTTTGCCCCCTGCCACACTATTGATAAAACACTGAGGATTAGGAAATGAAGGCAATGATACCATCTGTAAACCAATGGGAGCGTGGGGCCTGTTTTACTTCAACACACACTCCCTTCTCCCTCTAATCAGTACCCGAGGGCCGACCAACAGCACAGTGTAGTGTCTAACTCAGATgctcagacagagaggcaccaccTCTGACTGTTGTGCGTATTTCACCAATGGTAAAGACACAACATGATATAGAAATGCATATTTAGTCTTAACTATCCAAAAGGATGTGAACGGCTACATGTAAgctagagagtgacagcaacgTTAGCCTTTCAgggatgtgctgttggaatgggtgacgcaagtagagggagatatactgggatgctgtTTGGAGACGTCTTGAGACTTGTGGGTGACGATTGcttattgttccaccttctggtctcaTTGATGCATCAAGTCGACATTTAAATCTTGtccataagacatcagctgcagcttgagttcccctttcaccagcttccaaaAATATGCCATAACAACAATAACCAAGCGACCAGCTGTGATAGAACACTGGCAAAGTATAAATACATAACTACACCCATACTGTTCTTTTGTGGGCGACAGCTCAAATATTGTTCTGTAATCAAAGTATTCTTCATAAAAATCATAATAACTTTACTTGTATagcatttttcaaaacaaagttgcaaagtgcttcacataaaACAGAGCAAAACAGTAAAagacaggagaaagaaaaacgaaagggaataaaaacaacatggccTATTTCGATTTtatgaattaaatgaataaaaaacactgacaaaatTGAAATGACTCATCATAACCatcataaattaaatgaaacaaagtaTCAGCTTTGTACCAATGTGTTTTAAGGAGTGTTTTAATATGGGCGACCAGATCAGAGCTCCTGATCTTGATGTGTTCCAAAGTCTAGAGGCTCTGGTAGAAATAGCTCAGCGCTGCATCTGAAgaatctctttttcttccttctgtAGTAGATGctgatattttaaaatacacCAAATCCATAACTGCAGTGCCAGGATGTGGCCACGAGAGGGCGAGGAAGGCAGGATATCCAATACACAGAGACAATTAAGAAAATTGCCTTGACGCCTTTTGAGCTTTTCATCAATCCACAGAATGTAGTTACACAGACGTGGTACAGCAATGAGGAGCCTGGTCTATGAGCTAATGTGAAGCAAAACAAGAGCTTGGTCTCAGTACAACAGGAGCACAAGTGTCAAACTGTTTATTGGAACGTCTTCCAACCCTTTGCTCTCAGTCTGCTGCCAAACACCAGCAGGAATAAATCTTACTCCACAGCCCAAAAGAATGATGATTCACATGCGATACATATATGTTTCATAAAAACCTGCATGCAAAGGTTTTGAGTGGATGAGGAAGCTGCTAAATGAATCTTTCTATCAGTGACATAGCAGaaaaatattgttgttattaatgaCGACGTTTCTATTCCTGCCATGATGAGTCAGAAACGTCTTATTATTTGACTCCGTTGAGACCTCGGGGAGGATTTCCTTTTAACCACTTTCTTTACCACAGTGTTTCCTTAACGTCTCACAAACCCCATCAAACCTTTTTAATGCTGCAGTTTTGTTTACATCAGCTCCTggtcctctccctctcctctttaaTGGCACATTGCTACCTTTAATGGCACATTACAGCTACTGACTGTCGATATTCAATTACCTGCATCTGtgctctgcaaaaaaaaacacacgtctCGTCATCCCCATGCTTTTCCATGTGTTGGTAGAACACAATATGAGGGAAGAATACGTCCAAATGGCTCAACTGGGCCACTAAAGGTCAAAAGATCCTCAATCTGCCTCTTTTTGGTCTCGGTGCTAATGTTACTGAAACAATGATTATTTAAAGATGTTCATGAAATGTTACAATTGAACAGCCAACCGACAACACATGACTAATGTGAACAACcctgtatatatttgtgtttttcatgattttGGATCGACTCCACAAAATCGGTTCAGCTGTTTTTTGGTAATCTTACATGAATGGCGATGAAATCACAACCTCCTACAGAACATATCGCACAATAGACTGTCTTGCTGAGGTCAAGTGGAGAGGAACAGAGGCTAGAGAGCCAAGGAGGGAGTGGAGTCTACATACTTTTGACTATTAAGTTAAGGAACTGTAAATTGTGCCTGGAAGTTGACTGCACCTTTAGCCCCAGTTGCTCTATTTAAAACGTCCCTCGCGTTCTTCTTACATTTTTGAATCCTCTGTAAAGCGACTGCAGCTCCTTCCTGGTGAACTTAGTCTGGACCTGCAGCTGATCGAGACCCTCCGGTTGGTAACGCACCATCGAGAGCTCAAGGTCCCCGTCGTTGCTCTCTGCCggagggaaacagagaaatCGAGGGAGGTGCGATACAGGAGGGTAAGGAAGAAATGAGGGAGGAAACTAGGtaagacaaaaaagaaagaaagaaaaagaggggaaaGGGGCCGGGCAGGAGTCGAATGCAGGGAAATCTAATGGATGGGAGACAAAGAAttaaaataactgaatataaCTTGAAATGCTCACCATCTaatcacaaagaaaacagaaaggaaGAGGTGAAGGAAGAGAAGGTGAGACAAGGAAACAGGTGGGAGATAAAACGTGTCAAGTAGAATGTACAGAATTGGACAAATATGAGAAGAGAAGATGCGACAgatgaaaatgttatatttgacAGAAAAGTAGGAAAATTATGAGTAAGAGTAACTTGTAGCTTGTTGTAAAAAAACCTGGaaagaaaaggcaaagaaaCTGTTTGTTTCCATTTCGATCTGAGCAAATGTGCAGATATACGTGCTCATTTTTATATTCTTGCTATTCTGGGCCTTTCTTAGGTCAATTTTCTATAAAAAGAGCAACTTTCCCAGAAGCAGCACATAAAAAAGAcgaaaataaagtaaatttaaagcGCATTTCACTTAGATAATGTTATTTGGATCAGCTTCATCTGACAAGTCTAGGTGTCCTTCAGGACAAAAGTTTATTACAATTGCCAGAGGGACAAAATTGATGAGTTTAGTttaaattaaaagacaaaatatgtatattgGGGATGACGGTTTGCAGAGAGGGCTGGGATGAAGTCAAGCTACCACTGGAGCTGTACTCACCATCTTTACAAGAGTGACATGCAAAGAGAAAgttgaggaagacgagggagggatggaggagagggggggggagaagaaagtCACAGGACTGTTAAAATGATtagttatacatttatttttaccaaCACTGATGTACAGTAAATGATGATTAATGGACGAATGCAGATTTGATGGTCTATCTCAAAACACTCACAAGCCATCATGTCTATTGAAAATACTGTAATACTGTAAGATATTGAGACGTGAGtatatatgtattgtttttacCCGGTCAACACATCCAGCCTGTTTTCATGACTACATTCAACTATTGCATTACAATCCACTACATCGACTCCACAGTGTTTTTGCTCCAGTGCTGCACAGAACGCCAAATAAACTCACGCCACTGATGTCTTACCTTCCAGTGACAGCGGCTCCCAGATCCCAAACTGTTTGAGCACGACATAAAACAGTCCAACAACAACCACGATTGCAATTACTTCCATGCCATCCAGTCCCATTGTCGCCTTGCATCAGATAGGACCTGTGCAGAAGCTTCACCTTTGAGAACTTGTGTTTCTAAACGGACAATTTGACCGAGCGGCTTGCATCCACAAAATATCACCTGCTGTCAGtcatctccttcctccaggCAGCTTCCTGTTTGATCAGTGTTTTTGTTCAGGCATCAGCAGTTTAAATCACTTAAAAGACTTCAACCACTGACCAGGAAAAAAGGCTCTATTACAGTGAGTGGAGAGCATCCTCCTCTATGCAAACAAATCCAAAGTCCATGGTGCGATCCTGCAGAGACGTATGGAATTCACAAAGTCTTAATCCCCCAAAATGATCCGAGGCTATCGCCGC
This genomic window contains:
- the sprn2 gene encoding shadow of prion protein 2, with product MKVQQKLLSLWVLLLLMAALCPHLVDSKRGGFFKGRGKGDDDKPPPSKSKGLSKKGLKLAGAAAAAGILGGTGTGYGLGFLGKKKHHGGHHGHKSSSEKDQRPHHDEGQGHQNPSLWKSLVNTAAPAHPTNIFLTVGQVASFLVAAWIADI
- the LOC133975580 gene encoding calsenilin-like isoform X1, which encodes MQANEKVFDGGVMPEANGKDPNPSGQAEGPKWQKPRLTRKSLMKCCLVKWIIASTTQQGPDESNDGDLELSMVRYQPEGLDQLQVQTKFTRKELQSLYRGFKNECPSGLVDEETFKTIYSQFFPQGDATTYAHFLFNAFDMDRSGSIRFEDFVVGLSVLLRGSVTEKLRWAFNLYDINKDGYVTKEEMLAIMTSIYDMMGRYTLPSVRDDSPFDHVEKFFQKMDRNRDGVVTIDEFIETCQKDESIMASMQLFENVI
- the LOC133975580 gene encoding calsenilin-like isoform X2, with product MGLDGMEVIAIVVVVGLFYVVLKQFGIWEPLSLEESNDGDLELSMVRYQPEGLDQLQVQTKFTRKELQSLYRGFKNECPSGLVDEETFKTIYSQFFPQGDATTYAHFLFNAFDMDRSGSIRFEDFVVGLSVLLRGSVTEKLRWAFNLYDINKDGYVTKEEMLAIMTSIYDMMGRYTLPSVRDDSPFDHVEKFFQKMDRNRDGVVTIDEFIETCQKDESIMASMQLFENVI